The genomic window TGGCTGCAGAATCACCAGCGCCTTGAGCAGATTCAGGGCTTCAAACAGCTGGAAGTCCTGTTCCACCAGCTTGGCATTGGCCCCTGTTATGGCCTTGGCGGCGCCGTTACCGTTCTCCAGATGACCGCTCAGGTCGCTCTCCTTGACCCCTTCGGCGTTATCCAGATTGCGTACCTCGGCCTCATCCACCCGTATATCCGGCACTATGCCCTGGGCCTGAATGGAGCGGCCATTGGGGGTAAAGTAACGTGCGGTGGTGAGCTTGACGGCACGGTCCGATGTCAGCGGCAGAATGGTCTGCACCGACCCCTTGCCAAAGCTGTCGGTACCCAGCACAAGCGCACGTTTGTGATCCTGCAACGCACCGGCCACGATTTCGGACGCCGAAGCGGAGCCTGCGTTAATGAGCACCACCATAGGTACACTGGGGGCCACCGTGGCCGCGCTGGCGTTGAAACGCAGTTCAGAGTTGGCCAAACGGCCTTCGGTATAGACAATCAGACCCTCGTCGATAAAGGCGTCGCTGACCTCAACGGCCGCCTGCAGCACACCGCCGGGATTGTTGCGCAGATCCAGCACCAGGCCACGCAGCGGGGTCGTGCTTTCCAGCGACTTGATCGCCTTGGCGAGTTCCTTGCCGGTATTCACCTGGAACTGGGACACCCGCAGGTAACCGTAACCCGACTCCAGCAGGCGATGCTTGACGCTGGCGACCTTGATGCGATCGCGTATCAGTGTGATATCGAAGGGTTTTTCAACCCCCTCGCGCACGATGGTCAGGACGATGGGCTCGTTCGGCTTGCCGCGCATCAGCGCCACGGCCTCGTTGAGCGACAGCCCCTGCACCGGTGTTTCGTCGAGTTTGATGATCAGATCGCCCGCCTTAACGCCACCGCGCTGAGCCGGCGTATCATCGATGGGAGCAATCACGCGAATAAAGCCGTCCTGCTGTCCCACTTCCAGCCCCAGGCCGCCAAATTCGCCGCTGGTGTACTCCTGCAGGTCCTGGTAGGCATCGGCCTCGAGGTAGGATGAATGCGGATCGAGCCCGGCGATCATGCCGCGAATGGCATCTTCCAGCAGCTTGGCATCATCCACCGGCTCAACATAGGCGGTCTTGATACGCTCGAATACCTCGGCAAACAGGCGCAGCTCTTCCAACGGCAAGGTCGGCGCCTCGGCCAGCATATCCTCGCCATCCTGTTGAGGTACGTCGTCAGCGAAGACAGGCGCTGCCAGAAAGACAGACAACAGCAGCGCACCGAACATCCTGTTCAGCAGTTCAGGTGCATGAGTCAACAACTTCATAACAGCATCCTTAATTCAGTCACACCGGAAATGGATCAGCTCTAACAAAAGACCCTGGCGCTAGCGCCCGGCCAGCCAGCGCGCCGGGTCCGTCGGCTTGCCGTTAAAACGTACCGCAAAATAGAGGCTTGGCTCAGTATAGCCGCCACTGTTGCCCACGGTCGCCACGGCGTCACCGGCATCAACCCAGGCGCCCGGCTCCTTCAGCAACCGCTGGTTGTGGCCATAGAGGCTCATGTAGCCGCCGCCATGATCGATAATAAGCAGCAGGCCGTAGCCCCGCAGCCAGTCCGAGAATACCACCCGGCCTTGATGCACCGCACGCACTTCCCGCCCGGCCTGGGCCGCGATCAGGAGGCCGTCATAGCTGACACCCGAGTCTGTGTTGCCAAAGGCCCGCACCAGGCGCCCGTCCACCGGCCAGGACAGCTTGCCCTTGAGATCCGGCAACGAACGGGCTTCACGCGCCATTTTCGCCGCCTTGAGCGCCTTTTCGATCTGTGCCAGCACCGACTCAAGCTGCTTGCGATCGCTGTCCAGACCCTTGAGCTTGCCCTGCTTGGAATCAATCGATTTGGCGAGTTTGGCCAGGGTGGCCTTGCGCTCTTCGCGCACCGCTCCCAGGCGCTGCTGCCGGCTTTCCAGCTCATTGCGCCTTGCCAGCAACTCGGCCTGGGTGTCATCCAGCGCCGACTCGGTGCTTTCAAGCTCCGTCAGCTGCTGCTGATAGAGCGTCAGCTGCGCCACCAGTTCCCCGTTGATGAGGTCGAAGTAGTGCAGCATACGATCGATCTGGGCCGGATCACCCTGGTTAAGCAGCAGTTGCAGGCGTGGCTGATTACCCAGGCGATACTGTTTGCGCAGCTGGCGCTGCAACTGATCCGTACTGGCTGTCAGAGACGCGCGCAGCGCATCACGGCGCTGTTCCAGGTCACCGGCCCGACTACCCAGCTGGCCCAGCTTCTGCTCGAGCTCGGCCAGCTGATTGCCCAGCTGACCGATCTCGGCTTCGCTGTCGCGCAGGGTCTGCTGCAGCGTCTTGCGCTCGCCCTGTTGCCCCTTGATAGAGTTCTGCAGGGCACTGATATCTTTCTGCAGCCGCTGAATCTGCGCCTCGGTGGCCTGCTTGTCCGCTGCCATCAGCAGGCTGCCCTGCAGAACCAGCAGCACCAACATTAGTATACGCATCATCATGGGATTCCTGGGGCGGCCCCGGCAGGATCAGCCCCTTGTTATCAGGGACTTGCCGGTCATTTCCCGCGGCTGTTCCAGCCCCATCAGGGCCAGCAGCGTGGGCGCCAGGTCACACAGGGCACCGTCGGCAAGACCCACCTGAGCGACACGGGGGCCGTCGTAGATCAGTGCGACCGGCCAGTTGGTGTGGGCGGTGTGGGGCTGACCCGTCTTGGGATTGACCATCAATTCGACATTGCCGTGATCGGCGGTGATCAGGGTTTCGCCGCCCACTTCACGCATGGCCGCCAGAATCTGGCGAATGCTGTCGTCAATGACTTCGCAGGCCTTGACCGCAGCATCGAACTTGCCGGTATGGCCCACCATGTCGCCGTTGGCCAGATTGCAGACGATAAGGTCGTACTTGCCACTGCGAACGGCTTCGCACAGCTTTTCGGTGACTTCAGGCGCACTCATTTCCGGCTTGAGGTCATAGGTAGCGACATCGGGAGAGGGCACCAGAATGCGCTCTTCGCCGGGGTAGACTTCCTCGCGACCACCATTGAAGAAGAAGGTGACGTGGGCATATTTCTCGGTTTCGGAAATACGCAGCTGCGTCTTGCCAAGGCCCGACAGGTATTCGCCCAGATCGTTGCTGATACTGGCCGGCGGATAGGCGCAGGCGCAATCGATGGAGGCTGCATATTCGGTCATCATCACGTACTCGGCCAGGGCCGGATGCGCGCTGCGCTCAAAACCATCGAAGTCCTGATCCACAAGGGCGCGGGTAATTTCCCGCGAGCGGTCCGGCCTAAAGTTGGCACAGATCACGGCGTCGCCGTCGCAGATGGTCCCCCGGGGCTTGCCAGCGGCATCGGTCAGTACCGTAGCCTGGACAAACTCATCGTTCTCGCCGCGTTCATAGGCTGCCGCCAGCGCCGCCTGGGCGGACTCAAAGCGCTGCGGTGCCTGGCCCAGCGTCATGGCATCATAGGCAACCTTTACCCGATCCCAGCGGTTGTCCCGGTCCATCGCATAGTAACGCCCCACCAGGGTGGCAATCGCTCCCACACCGATTTCGGCAAGCTTGGCCTCGACCTTGGCAATAGAGGGTTCAGCCGAGCGTGGTGGCATGTCGCGGCCATCCAGCACCCCGTGCAGATAAACCGACTTGGCGCCGCGTGCTGCCGCCATTTCCAGCAGTGCCAGCATGTGCTCTTCATGACTGTGCACGCCGCCTGGCGACAGCAACCCCAGCACATGCACCGCCTTGCCGGCGCTGATCGCCTTGTCCATCGCGGCGCAGATCACGCTGTTGTCAAAGAAATCGCCGTCACTGATGGCCTTGGAAATACGGGTGAAGTTCTGATAAACCGTGCGTCCGGCACCAATATTCATGTGCCCCACTTCGGAATTCCCCATCTGACCGTCGGGCAGGCCTACGGCCAGGCCGGAGGTTTCGATGCGGGAATTCGGATTGGCTGCCAGCAGAGCATCCCAGGTGGGGGTCTGTGCGGCTTCGATGGCGGAGGATGCTGTGTGCTCGATGCCGAAGCCGTCGAGAATGATCAGTGCTTTGGGGATACGAGTGGCAGTCATGGAAGTTCTGATGTCCGGATCGGGTTTGCGAAGCGGCCATTTTACTGTGTATTAGCCCCTATTGCGACTGAGCAGAGCGCCCCGGCAGGCCAATCGCGGCTATCATCACCCTTCCCCTTATGCCGCCGCAGTCAGCATTGTATACTTAGCCGCTAATTTTCAGTGCAATTGCAAAATTCAGACTCGAGCATTTGCGAAATCAGGCGTAGTTAACGGAATTCACGATGGAAAACCTGTTCGAATTTGTTGTCAATCACCCCTACCTGATCGCTGCCTGGGTTTTGACCCTGGCCATGCTACTCTGG from Marinobacterium aestuarii includes these protein-coding regions:
- a CDS encoding S41 family peptidase produces the protein MKLLTHAPELLNRMFGALLLSVFLAAPVFADDVPQQDGEDMLAEAPTLPLEELRLFAEVFERIKTAYVEPVDDAKLLEDAIRGMIAGLDPHSSYLEADAYQDLQEYTSGEFGGLGLEVGQQDGFIRVIAPIDDTPAQRGGVKAGDLIIKLDETPVQGLSLNEAVALMRGKPNEPIVLTIVREGVEKPFDITLIRDRIKVASVKHRLLESGYGYLRVSQFQVNTGKELAKAIKSLESTTPLRGLVLDLRNNPGGVLQAAVEVSDAFIDEGLIVYTEGRLANSELRFNASAATVAPSVPMVVLINAGSASASEIVAGALQDHKRALVLGTDSFGKGSVQTILPLTSDRAVKLTTARYFTPNGRSIQAQGIVPDIRVDEAEVRNLDNAEGVKESDLSGHLENGNGAAKAITGANAKLVEQDFQLFEALNLLKALVILQPPLKQG
- a CDS encoding murein hydrolase activator EnvC family protein → MMRILMLVLLVLQGSLLMAADKQATEAQIQRLQKDISALQNSIKGQQGERKTLQQTLRDSEAEIGQLGNQLAELEQKLGQLGSRAGDLEQRRDALRASLTASTDQLQRQLRKQYRLGNQPRLQLLLNQGDPAQIDRMLHYFDLINGELVAQLTLYQQQLTELESTESALDDTQAELLARRNELESRQQRLGAVREERKATLAKLAKSIDSKQGKLKGLDSDRKQLESVLAQIEKALKAAKMAREARSLPDLKGKLSWPVDGRLVRAFGNTDSGVSYDGLLIAAQAGREVRAVHQGRVVFSDWLRGYGLLLIIDHGGGYMSLYGHNQRLLKEPGAWVDAGDAVATVGNSGGYTEPSLYFAVRFNGKPTDPARWLAGR
- the gpmI gene encoding 2,3-bisphosphoglycerate-independent phosphoglycerate mutase, with translation MTATRIPKALIILDGFGIEHTASSAIEAAQTPTWDALLAANPNSRIETSGLAVGLPDGQMGNSEVGHMNIGAGRTVYQNFTRISKAISDGDFFDNSVICAAMDKAISAGKAVHVLGLLSPGGVHSHEEHMLALLEMAAARGAKSVYLHGVLDGRDMPPRSAEPSIAKVEAKLAEIGVGAIATLVGRYYAMDRDNRWDRVKVAYDAMTLGQAPQRFESAQAALAAAYERGENDEFVQATVLTDAAGKPRGTICDGDAVICANFRPDRSREITRALVDQDFDGFERSAHPALAEYVMMTEYAASIDCACAYPPASISNDLGEYLSGLGKTQLRISETEKYAHVTFFFNGGREEVYPGEERILVPSPDVATYDLKPEMSAPEVTEKLCEAVRSGKYDLIVCNLANGDMVGHTGKFDAAVKACEVIDDSIRQILAAMREVGGETLITADHGNVELMVNPKTGQPHTAHTNWPVALIYDGPRVAQVGLADGALCDLAPTLLALMGLEQPREMTGKSLITRG